The Victivallaceae bacterium genome contains a region encoding:
- the rplU gene encoding 50S ribosomal protein L21, which translates to MSTYAIIKTGGKQYKVQEGDVIDVELLKVEDKQELVFEEVLFFSDGDSFVVGKPCVDRVSVKAVVLGEVRGEKVVAYKYKRRKNYHRKVGHRQNSTRVKIVGISL; encoded by the coding sequence ATGAGTACTTATGCCATCATTAAAACGGGCGGCAAGCAGTATAAGGTTCAGGAAGGCGATGTCATTGACGTTGAGCTTTTGAAAGTCGAGGATAAGCAGGAGTTGGTATTTGAAGAAGTTCTTTTTTTCTCGGATGGGGACTCGTTTGTTGTAGGGAAGCCTTGTGTTGATCGTGTGTCTGTTAAAGCCGTTGTTTTAGGAGAGGTTCGTGGAGAAAAGGTTGTTGCTTATAAATATAAGAGAAGAAAAAATTATCATAGAAAAGTCGGTCACCGACAAAATAGTACTCGAGTTAAAATAGTCGGTATTTCTTTATAG
- a CDS encoding metal ABC transporter permease produces the protein MLSHLLANPFLLYSFLAAFGASIAGGIIGSYIVVKRIVSISGSISHSMLGGIGVALWLNYYTTIHLSSLWGAVIGSVLLALFIGRIHLKHKEREDSVIAVVWSLGMSVGIILMSRLPSFNAELSNFLLGNIIWVGVNDLKILFILDGIIIVSTVIFHNRFLALCFDEQYMELRGIKFTNYYFLLLSLAALAIVLLIYVVGIILMMSMLVLPISIACRFSYRIPKIMLVGTIINILLSFVGICIAYFLNTPVGPSIALLMSLAYGLSFCFKT, from the coding sequence ATGCTCTCTCACTTATTGGCAAATCCTTTTCTACTGTATTCATTTCTTGCAGCTTTTGGTGCTTCCATAGCCGGAGGAATTATAGGCTCCTATATCGTAGTCAAAAGAATCGTTTCCATTAGCGGAAGTATTTCTCATTCCATGTTAGGAGGAATAGGAGTAGCTCTTTGGCTTAATTACTACACTACAATTCACTTATCCTCATTGTGGGGCGCCGTTATCGGATCCGTTCTCTTAGCGCTTTTTATAGGTCGAATTCATTTAAAACATAAAGAGAGGGAAGATTCCGTTATTGCCGTCGTCTGGTCTTTAGGGATGTCTGTAGGAATTATTTTAATGTCCCGATTACCCTCTTTCAATGCCGAACTATCGAACTTCCTATTAGGAAATATCATTTGGGTAGGAGTCAATGATCTAAAGATTTTATTTATATTAGACGGAATTATCATCGTCTCAACCGTTATTTTCCATAATCGTTTCCTGGCTCTTTGTTTCGACGAACAATATATGGAATTGAGAGGAATAAAATTTACGAACTATTATTTTCTGCTTCTATCATTAGCGGCTTTGGCAATTGTTTTACTCATTTACGTGGTAGGGATTATACTTATGATGAGTATGTTGGTCTTACCAATATCGATAGCCTGTCGTTTTTCTTATCGAATACCTAAAATTATGTTGGTCGGCACTATTATCAATATCTTACTCTCATTTGTAGGTATTTGTATCGCTTATTTTCTGAATACGCCCGTTGGGCCTAGCATTGCTTTACTGATGTCTTTAGCTTACGGCTTAAGCTTCTGTTTTAAAACTTGA
- the bioA gene encoding adenosylmethionine--8-amino-7-oxononanoate transaminase produces MRVSQRDKNIIWHPFTQEKMAADPIHIKRASGAYLYDENDHCYLDLISSWWVNLHGHAHPEIAQAIYEQAKILEHVVFAGFTHQPAVDLCENLRSLLPSDLCKFFFSDNGSTSVEVALKMAYQYWINSGITERHLFLSFDGGYHGDTFGAMSVGMNSGFHHRFKDLFFKVLFIPYPETWDDDKEVCLKEEKALAVLRNYLEQYGNNIAALILEPLIQGAGGMRLCRPEFIENVLNLVRQHDILVIFDEVMTGFYRTGTYFAFNQIHIIPDFLCLSKGLTGGFLPLALTITTNKIHEAFLGDDFQKTFLHGHSYTANPLSCSAAVSSLNLLKSSSCRDSVKNIQTAHRDGMDFLFSECRFTEKPRKIGTIAAFDLKNVLNRMPFLKKRFLEEGLILRPLGNTIYLLPPYCITTEEIKSVYSRLVQIINDL; encoded by the coding sequence ATGAGAGTTTCGCAACGTGATAAAAACATCATTTGGCATCCCTTTACGCAAGAAAAAATGGCTGCTGATCCGATACATATCAAAAGAGCTTCAGGCGCTTATTTATATGATGAAAACGATCATTGCTATTTAGATCTGATATCCAGCTGGTGGGTTAATCTTCATGGTCATGCACATCCTGAAATAGCGCAAGCCATTTATGAACAGGCAAAAATCTTGGAGCATGTCGTTTTTGCAGGCTTCACGCATCAACCGGCCGTTGATTTATGTGAGAATTTAAGATCTCTTTTGCCATCGGATTTATGTAAATTTTTTTTTTCGGATAACGGGTCTACTTCTGTTGAAGTAGCCTTAAAAATGGCTTATCAGTACTGGATAAATTCGGGGATTACGGAGCGGCATCTATTTTTAAGTTTCGACGGCGGTTATCACGGAGATACTTTCGGTGCCATGTCCGTAGGCATGAATTCCGGATTTCATCATCGGTTCAAGGACTTATTTTTTAAGGTGTTATTCATACCTTATCCCGAGACTTGGGATGATGATAAAGAGGTCTGTCTAAAAGAAGAAAAAGCATTGGCTGTTCTTCGGAATTATTTAGAACAATACGGAAATAATATAGCTGCCTTGATCTTAGAGCCTCTTATTCAAGGGGCTGGAGGTATGAGATTATGTAGACCGGAATTTATAGAAAACGTTTTAAATCTTGTTCGTCAACACGATATTTTGGTTATTTTTGATGAGGTAATGACCGGTTTTTATCGTACGGGAACGTATTTTGCTTTTAATCAAATTCATATAATCCCCGACTTTTTATGCCTTTCAAAAGGTCTTACAGGAGGATTTTTGCCTTTGGCTTTAACGATTACGACAAATAAGATCCATGAAGCTTTTTTAGGTGATGATTTTCAAAAGACTTTTCTTCACGGACACTCATATACGGCTAATCCTTTATCATGCAGTGCCGCCGTGAGTTCGCTAAATCTTCTTAAAAGTTCCTCATGCCGAGACTCCGTAAAAAATATTCAAACGGCTCATAGGGACGGTATGGATTTCTTGTTTTCGGAATGTCGATTTACGGAAAAACCGAGAAAGATCGGGACAATTGCCGCATTTGATCTTAAAAATGTTTTGAATCGGATGCCTTTTCTAAAAAAACGTTTTTTGGAAGAAGGTCTAATTCTCAGACCTTTGGGCAATACGATTTATTTATTACCCCCTTACTGTATTACGACAGAAGAAATTAAATCGGTTTATTCTAGATTGGTTCAAATTATTAATGATTTGTAA
- the bioD gene encoding dethiobiotin synthase has product MNVFISGTDTNVGKTVISSWLALHMGFAYFKPIQTGTEESRDSETVIALSGAKIYPESFSYRKPISPHLAANIENDNIDLNQIVVPQDTDLIVEGIGGVLVPLNSDVFVIDLIRKLEMPVLLVACTRLGTINHTLLSLEVLRSRNIEVLGVIMNGKPDFENKKAIESYGNTTVVAEFPIMSEICYNSLKCFKLPDKLNRLLTGK; this is encoded by the coding sequence ATGAACGTTTTTATTTCCGGAACCGATACGAATGTCGGAAAAACCGTAATATCAAGTTGGCTTGCTTTACATATGGGTTTTGCTTACTTTAAACCCATACAAACCGGTACCGAAGAAAGCCGCGATTCGGAAACGGTAATCGCATTATCGGGGGCTAAAATTTATCCCGAAAGTTTCAGTTATCGAAAACCGATATCGCCTCATTTAGCTGCAAACATCGAAAACGATAATATTGACCTGAATCAAATCGTCGTACCCCAGGACACTGATTTGATTGTTGAAGGTATCGGAGGAGTTTTAGTTCCTTTGAATTCCGATGTTTTTGTTATCGATCTTATTCGAAAATTGGAAATGCCCGTCCTTTTGGTCGCATGTACGAGACTCGGTACGATTAATCATACTCTTCTTAGTTTGGAGGTGTTACGTTCGCGCAATATTGAAGTACTCGGAGTGATTATGAACGGTAAACCGGATTTCGAAAATAAAAAGGCTATAGAAAGTTATGGAAATACGACCGTTGTTGCCGAATTTCCGATAATGTCTGAAATTTGTTATAACAGTCTGAAGTGTTTTAAACTTCCGGATAAATTGAATCGACTTTTAACGGGTAAATAA
- the rpmA gene encoding 50S ribosomal protein L27 codes for MAHKKGQGSSRNGRDSHSKRLGMKVGSGQRVCTGNILVRQRGTKWRPARNVGRGSDDTLFALSDGFVVFKKTKHTYISVEPVAV; via the coding sequence ATGGCACATAAGAAAGGGCAAGGTTCCAGTCGTAACGGTCGTGATTCTCATTCCAAGCGTTTAGGGATGAAAGTCGGTTCCGGTCAAAGAGTTTGTACAGGAAACATTTTAGTTAGACAAAGAGGAACAAAGTGGCGACCTGCAAGAAATGTCGGTCGAGGCAGTGACGATACGCTTTTTGCTTTATCTGACGGATTCGTTGTTTTTAAAAAAACAAAACATACTTATATTTCGGTAGAGCCCGTAGCCGTATAA
- the bioB gene encoding biotin synthase BioB codes for MKETWTPEQAKLIFNLPLTDLIYKAQTVHRKYFPSNRVQISALLSIKTGGCPENCSYCPQSALSKTDIEKTPLLESEEILEAAKKAKKAGASRFCMGAAWRGPRDRDLRKVCGIISLIKAIGLETCASLGLLGPGQAESLKEAGLDFYNHNIDTSEEFYGKIITTRTFQDRLSTLESVRKAGLKVCCGGIIGMGENNDDRIKMLVTLANFEEPPESVPINKLIPIPGTPLEKQNDVDPFDFIRTIALARILMPESVVRLSAGRDLMSDELQAMCFLSGANSIFYGEKLLTTDNPLPEDDMALFARLGIEPTR; via the coding sequence ATGAAAGAAACATGGACTCCGGAACAAGCAAAGTTGATTTTCAATTTACCCTTAACGGACCTTATTTATAAAGCTCAAACGGTTCATAGAAAATACTTTCCGTCTAATCGTGTCCAAATCAGTGCTCTATTGAGCATTAAAACGGGCGGTTGTCCAGAAAACTGCTCTTACTGTCCGCAATCCGCTCTCTCTAAAACCGACATAGAAAAAACACCTTTACTCGAATCGGAAGAAATTCTTGAAGCAGCCAAAAAAGCTAAAAAAGCCGGCGCAAGCAGATTCTGTATGGGTGCCGCATGGCGCGGACCTCGTGATAGAGATTTACGCAAAGTATGCGGCATCATCTCCTTAATTAAAGCTATCGGTTTGGAGACGTGTGCATCTTTAGGATTACTCGGCCCCGGACAAGCGGAAAGTTTAAAAGAAGCCGGTTTGGATTTTTACAACCATAATATTGATACATCCGAAGAATTTTACGGAAAAATTATCACTACCAGAACTTTTCAGGATCGCTTGAGCACTCTTGAATCCGTACGTAAGGCCGGTTTGAAAGTGTGCTGCGGCGGTATCATCGGCATGGGTGAAAACAACGACGACCGTATCAAAATGCTCGTAACTCTAGCTAATTTCGAAGAACCTCCCGAATCCGTTCCGATTAATAAACTCATACCCATTCCGGGCACTCCTCTAGAAAAACAGAATGATGTGGATCCTTTTGATTTTATAAGAACGATTGCCCTAGCCCGTATTCTGATGCCCGAATCCGTAGTCAGACTATCCGCCGGACGCGATCTGATGTCGGATGAATTACAAGCCATGTGCTTTTTATCAGGTGCCAATTCTATTTTTTACGGAGAAAAATTACTGACTACCGATAATCCTCTTCCGGAGGATGACATGGCCCTGTTTGCACGATTAGGAATAGAACCGACACGATAA
- a CDS encoding zinc ABC transporter substrate-binding protein yields MRYMIFMSFLFMTISGQLSAFDKKVLCPKETIVVSIAPYKFLTKRIVEDTFNVMTIVPGNADPHTYELSLRQVLKLKNARLWFKIGESFEGICSRSLGKSTNCDIVDLRDNLSLIPLTSGCGKNCEVSTYDSHVWLSPNLLKKQAAAITACVSNINPDCRKQYESNLKKILLELDELHKEVLRIFENSDRSIPIIVTHGAYSYFCQDYLLKQVAVEKPSSAEPSLKEIMAILHIAKTHPISKIFLQKQTGTRQGLVLAHKLKLKPIILDPYAENVFENIKIIALAFASP; encoded by the coding sequence ATGCGTTATATGATATTTATGTCGTTTTTGTTTATGACAATCTCGGGACAATTGTCGGCCTTTGACAAAAAAGTTCTCTGTCCTAAAGAAACCATTGTCGTTAGTATAGCCCCTTATAAATTTTTAACGAAACGTATCGTAGAAGACACGTTTAACGTCATGACCATCGTTCCGGGCAATGCCGATCCCCATACTTATGAACTTAGCTTAAGACAAGTCCTTAAACTAAAAAACGCTCGTCTTTGGTTTAAAATCGGTGAAAGTTTTGAGGGTATTTGTTCCCGATCTTTAGGTAAATCGACAAATTGCGATATCGTAGACTTAAGAGATAATCTTTCCCTCATTCCTCTAACAAGCGGATGCGGGAAAAATTGTGAGGTATCGACTTACGACTCTCATGTATGGCTCAGCCCGAATCTTTTAAAAAAACAAGCAGCAGCCATTACCGCGTGCGTTTCGAACATCAATCCCGATTGCAGAAAACAATATGAATCCAATTTAAAAAAAATTCTGTTAGAACTCGATGAACTTCACAAAGAAGTTTTACGAATCTTCGAAAACAGTGATCGTTCGATTCCGATAATCGTAACTCATGGAGCCTACAGCTATTTTTGTCAGGATTATCTGTTAAAACAAGTAGCTGTCGAAAAACCTTCTTCGGCGGAACCTTCTCTAAAAGAAATTATGGCTATCTTACATATCGCAAAAACACACCCTATAAGTAAAATTTTTCTTCAAAAACAAACAGGGACCCGACAAGGACTGGTTTTGGCTCATAAATTAAAGTTAAAACCCATCATCCTCGATCCTTATGCAGAAAATGTTTTTGAGAATATTAAGATTATAGCCCTTGCTTTTGCCTCTCCATGA
- a CDS encoding ABC transporter ATP-binding protein → MTTDQIILHEVFFHYKGSRLLLENLSLKITKGEIIGILGPNGGGKSTLLKLLLGLLKPIKGSISLFNNSPKNFRPLSGYVPQHASFDKDFPISVQEVMLMSRLSHLKWHGRYSDEDKKIVDWALDVTGMLSYKDMSFSHLSGGQAQRTLIARALASEPALLILDEPTANVDLENQKKIYDILEALKKRITIIMVTHDLHHAMKLFDRAFYLNLHLQPLKTENLCQKSLCEPEELKHPNP, encoded by the coding sequence ATGACAACAGATCAGATTATTCTTCACGAAGTTTTTTTCCATTATAAGGGCTCAAGACTCCTCCTTGAAAATTTATCTTTAAAAATTACAAAAGGCGAGATCATCGGAATTCTCGGTCCTAACGGAGGAGGAAAATCGACGCTTTTAAAATTACTTTTAGGGTTACTGAAGCCGATTAAAGGCTCTATTTCATTGTTTAATAATTCGCCGAAAAATTTCCGACCGCTTTCGGGCTATGTTCCGCAACATGCTTCTTTCGACAAGGACTTTCCGATTTCGGTTCAAGAAGTGATGTTAATGAGTCGATTATCCCACTTAAAATGGCACGGTAGATATTCCGATGAAGATAAAAAAATAGTGGATTGGGCTCTAGACGTTACGGGAATGCTTTCTTATAAAGATATGAGCTTTTCTCATCTCTCAGGAGGACAAGCCCAACGCACACTCATCGCAAGGGCTCTTGCTTCGGAACCGGCACTTTTGATTCTTGACGAACCCACGGCCAATGTTGATTTGGAAAATCAAAAAAAAATCTATGATATTCTCGAAGCCTTGAAAAAAAGAATAACTATTATCATGGTTACTCATGATTTACATCACGCGATGAAATTATTCGATAGGGCTTTTTATCTCAATTTACATTTACAACCTCTCAAAACCGAGAACCTTTGTCAAAAATCGTTATGCGAGCCTGAAGAGCTCAAACATCCCAACCCCTAG
- a CDS encoding dihydrodipicolinate reductase C-terminal domain-containing protein yields MEKQSVGIIGHTGRLGGLILRELIGGSIPFVSGLHFNRSSTHSLEDVFLRNDIVVEASSGSFVPEILKTAFLGKSPLIICATGWNKERYSNLLNDLSQRIPVIIGSNASRGSLLQARCVSQLAETLGEDFDIDISEKHHRNKSDDLSGTAYELASVMQQAKKEKFGHDYKVNTLNTGERADKVINIRSFRSGNIFGEHEVSFIGKDEMITVKHVAFNRRAFSLGIMNLLSILRERTVPPGSYAFEDFY; encoded by the coding sequence ATGGAGAAGCAGTCAGTCGGAATTATTGGGCATACGGGTCGTTTAGGCGGTTTAATTTTACGTGAACTTATTGGTGGATCGATTCCTTTCGTTTCGGGTCTTCATTTCAATCGTTCTTCAACACATTCTTTGGAAGACGTTTTTTTACGTAATGATATCGTGGTTGAAGCATCATCAGGTTCATTCGTTCCGGAAATTTTGAAAACGGCTTTTTTAGGAAAAAGTCCTTTAATCATTTGTGCGACGGGATGGAATAAGGAACGGTATTCGAATCTTTTGAATGATTTATCTCAACGGATACCCGTGATTATCGGTTCCAATGCCAGCCGAGGTTCATTATTACAAGCCCGTTGCGTGTCCCAATTAGCGGAAACTTTAGGTGAAGACTTCGATATCGATATATCGGAAAAACATCATCGTAATAAATCGGATGATTTATCGGGGACAGCCTATGAATTGGCTTCGGTGATGCAGCAAGCGAAAAAAGAGAAATTCGGTCACGATTATAAGGTTAATACTTTAAATACCGGTGAACGGGCCGATAAAGTCATAAATATACGTTCTTTTCGATCAGGGAATATTTTCGGAGAGCATGAGGTTTCCTTTATCGGTAAGGATGAAATGATAACCGTTAAACATGTTGCCTTCAATCGTAGGGCTTTTTCATTAGGTATCATGAATCTTCTATCAATTTTGAGAGAAAGAACGGTACCTCCCGGAAGCTATGCTTTTGAAGATTTTTATTAA
- the cgtA gene encoding Obg family GTPase CgtA yields MFLDKVVLSLKGGKGGNGVVAWRREKYLPKGGPYGGNGGGGGSVIIRADDNIFSLEAYRNKRLFQAEKGQDGGYNNRTGRNGRNLILKIPAGTVLKSFPSQEIIHDFGTCGEELVICRGGCGGKGNTHFKSSTNRAPTQATPGTGGQEIEIEFELKTIADVGLIGFPNSGKSTLLNTLCSRDVKTGAYPFTTLRPEIGFVSSSGRNREDRLIVADIPGIIKDAHRNKGLGFEFLRHIERTRLLLFVVDVSGFTGNNPVEDLENLVRELSLYRHDLLNKESVVALNKIDLLEDLGEVAFRDVLSKFQDLFVGMPFIPISGLTGEGLDVLTQVLKQKLKP; encoded by the coding sequence ATGTTTTTAGATAAAGTGGTTCTCTCTTTAAAAGGCGGGAAAGGTGGTAACGGGGTCGTTGCTTGGCGTCGTGAAAAATATCTTCCTAAGGGAGGTCCTTACGGCGGTAATGGAGGCGGCGGCGGTTCTGTCATTATTAGAGCAGACGACAACATATTTTCTTTAGAGGCTTATCGAAATAAGCGTCTCTTTCAAGCCGAAAAAGGTCAAGACGGCGGTTATAATAACCGTACCGGAAGGAATGGTCGTAATCTCATTCTTAAAATTCCCGCCGGAACGGTTCTGAAAAGTTTTCCCTCTCAAGAGATTATACACGATTTCGGAACTTGCGGAGAAGAGCTTGTAATCTGTCGAGGCGGTTGCGGAGGTAAGGGGAACACTCATTTTAAATCATCTACGAATCGGGCGCCGACGCAAGCGACTCCGGGCACCGGTGGTCAAGAAATAGAGATAGAATTTGAGCTTAAAACGATAGCCGACGTAGGACTTATAGGATTTCCTAATTCGGGGAAATCTACTCTACTTAACACATTGTGTTCCCGGGATGTCAAAACGGGAGCTTATCCTTTTACGACGCTCAGACCTGAAATAGGGTTTGTTTCTTCCTCCGGAAGAAATCGAGAAGATCGTCTCATTGTTGCGGATATTCCCGGAATTATTAAGGACGCTCATAGAAATAAAGGTCTTGGTTTTGAGTTTTTGAGACATATCGAAAGAACACGTTTGTTGCTTTTTGTTGTCGATGTATCGGGATTTACCGGTAATAACCCCGTAGAAGACTTGGAAAATCTTGTACGTGAGTTGTCTTTATATCGTCATGATTTATTGAATAAAGAATCTGTAGTTGCTTTAAATAAAATAGATCTTCTTGAGGACTTAGGAGAAGTTGCTTTTAGAGATGTTTTATCGAAATTTCAAGATCTGTTCGTCGGTATGCCATTTATCCCGATCTCAGGACTAACGGGAGAGGGCTTGGATGTATTGACTCAAGTTTTAAAACAGAAGCTTAAGCCGTAA
- a CDS encoding methyltransferase domain-containing protein, with amino-acid sequence MKSLIDKIRINFNKAGCSYDFVATVQKQCAEFLVDHLLKIRDFNPKSILDLGTGTGYIPELLLNKYCDSYYYLNDIAEDMLRLCKAKLSRYPNINYLHGDMLKLKFDDFDLIISNFALQWLSDLEKALRLFHSKSKNVFAFSTLLSGTFREWGTVLREYQNIKLRNYPSLEKLVGICNGIKKNNQIFEYRFKKISLSFDGFVTFMRYLKLLGASSFKESMKIGNLKSLIKQDQWKEFRVTYNVFFGIFRDSNI; translated from the coding sequence ATGAAATCTTTAATTGATAAAATACGTATCAATTTTAATAAAGCCGGATGTTCGTATGATTTTGTTGCGACCGTTCAAAAACAATGTGCCGAGTTTTTAGTTGATCATTTGTTGAAGATTAGGGATTTCAATCCGAAATCCATTTTGGATTTAGGGACGGGGACGGGTTATATTCCCGAGCTTCTATTGAACAAATACTGCGACAGTTATTACTATTTAAATGATATTGCCGAAGATATGCTACGGTTGTGTAAGGCTAAATTATCTCGGTATCCCAACATTAATTATTTGCACGGAGATATGCTGAAATTAAAGTTTGACGACTTCGACCTTATTATCAGTAACTTTGCTTTACAATGGTTATCCGATCTTGAGAAAGCTCTTCGGTTGTTTCATTCCAAAAGTAAAAACGTGTTTGCTTTTTCCACTTTGTTGTCGGGAACGTTTCGGGAATGGGGAACCGTTCTTAGGGAATATCAAAATATTAAGCTTCGTAATTATCCTTCATTGGAGAAATTAGTCGGCATTTGCAACGGAATCAAAAAAAACAATCAGATTTTTGAATATCGATTTAAAAAGATTTCCTTGTCGTTCGACGGTTTCGTGACTTTTATGCGTTATTTAAAATTGCTCGGAGCTTCGTCATTTAAAGAATCTATGAAAATCGGGAATCTCAAAAGTTTGATCAAACAAGATCAATGGAAGGAATTCAGAGTTACCTATAATGTGTTTTTCGGGATTTTCAGGGATTCGAATATATGA
- the dapA gene encoding 4-hydroxy-tetrahydrodipicolinate synthase, giving the protein MLNLNLWTALITPFLSCGKIDYDGLSYLMAMHSREGNGLLLLGSTGEGFLLEDIEKRELIDHVFKSSYACPVIIGVTSTNLASTLNWMSFCKDYPINGFLISAPIYTRPGIRGQIDWFEKLLNYSDRPVMLYNIPQRTGVFVYKEVVEELSSHENFWAIKESGNCLGDIVHYRDCGLKVFCGNDDNLEDMANVGATGLVSVIANIWPSFVSDCLNRLSENGFSEDISSLWKRICQPFALATNPIPLKVLMQHLGLINCGQVRTPLSLNDLSSIEPLLNAHKLVSEFTNGLSLFYSL; this is encoded by the coding sequence ATGCTGAATTTAAATTTGTGGACGGCTTTAATCACTCCCTTTTTGTCCTGCGGCAAGATAGATTATGATGGTTTAAGTTATTTGATGGCCATGCACTCTCGAGAAGGAAACGGTTTGCTGTTACTGGGTAGTACAGGTGAAGGGTTTCTTTTGGAAGATATCGAAAAACGTGAGTTGATTGATCATGTGTTTAAGAGTTCTTATGCCTGTCCGGTAATAATCGGAGTGACTTCAACCAATCTTGCTTCGACTTTAAATTGGATGTCTTTTTGTAAAGATTACCCTATCAATGGGTTTTTAATCTCTGCTCCTATTTATACTAGGCCGGGTATTAGGGGACAGATTGATTGGTTTGAAAAATTACTAAATTATTCGGATCGTCCGGTTATGTTATATAATATTCCTCAACGGACGGGTGTTTTTGTTTATAAGGAAGTTGTCGAGGAGTTGTCGTCTCACGAAAATTTTTGGGCTATTAAAGAGTCCGGGAATTGTCTCGGAGATATCGTTCATTATAGAGATTGCGGTCTTAAAGTATTCTGCGGTAATGATGACAATCTCGAAGATATGGCGAATGTGGGAGCAACCGGATTGGTATCGGTTATTGCCAATATATGGCCGTCGTTCGTTTCTGATTGTTTGAACCGATTATCGGAAAATGGGTTTTCCGAGGATATAAGTAGTTTATGGAAAAGGATCTGTCAACCTTTTGCCTTGGCGACTAATCCAATTCCTTTGAAGGTTTTAATGCAACATCTAGGATTGATTAATTGTGGGCAAGTGCGTACGCCTCTAAGTCTTAATGATCTCTCTTCCATAGAACCGTTATTGAATGCTCATAAACTGGTCTCTGAGTTTACTAACGGTCTATCGCTATTCTATTCCTTGTAG
- a CDS encoding 8-amino-7-oxononanoate synthase, whose translation MYELYQQFLKTLQRDGKYRKLTCTCQAGNSELLDFSTNDYLNLSRHGSLINEGMVVARAQGFGSTGSRLLSGNSDLYEEFESLIAKDKNSEAGLIFNSGFQANISTLSCLLDQKILNAKPLVFFDRLNHASLYQAVFLSSAQLCRYRHNDMNHLEFLLSRYKNESRPKFIVTETVFGMDGDIAPIEHIAELTFAYNAFLYLDEAHATGVFGKNGYGLSTSVDLRNIPHVVMGTFSKALGASGGYVACHNIIRDFLINNSKGFIYSTALSPPVIGAAFCAWQLVESFDKEREILRNLGKSLRRILMDNGFDIGSSQTHIVPVILHEESACLRIKELLADRGIIVSCIRPPTVPPGTARLRIALTAKHRLSDLERLVTALKEVF comes from the coding sequence ATGTACGAATTATATCAACAATTCTTAAAAACGCTGCAGAGAGACGGGAAATATCGCAAATTAACGTGCACATGTCAAGCAGGCAATTCTGAACTGTTAGACTTTTCCACCAACGATTATCTTAACTTAAGTCGTCATGGTTCATTAATAAACGAAGGAATGGTTGTTGCTCGTGCTCAAGGTTTCGGTTCAACCGGCTCGAGATTATTATCCGGAAATTCGGATTTATATGAGGAATTCGAAAGTCTTATCGCAAAAGATAAAAATAGTGAGGCCGGTTTAATTTTTAACTCGGGGTTTCAAGCTAATATCAGCACGTTGTCTTGTTTATTGGATCAAAAGATTTTAAATGCGAAGCCTCTGGTGTTTTTTGATAGATTAAATCACGCAAGCCTTTATCAAGCTGTTTTTTTAAGCTCGGCGCAATTGTGTAGATATCGTCATAATGACATGAATCATTTGGAATTTTTATTATCGCGTTATAAAAACGAGTCTCGACCTAAGTTTATCGTGACGGAAACGGTTTTCGGTATGGACGGCGATATTGCTCCTATCGAACATATTGCGGAATTGACTTTTGCTTATAACGCTTTTTTATATTTGGATGAAGCTCATGCTACCGGAGTATTCGGTAAAAACGGCTACGGTTTGTCTACCTCCGTTGATCTACGAAACATACCTCACGTCGTGATGGGAACTTTCAGTAAAGCTTTAGGCGCTAGCGGAGGATATGTGGCTTGTCATAATATTATCCGTGATTTCCTTATTAACAATTCCAAGGGATTCATTTATTCTACTGCTCTTTCCCCTCCGGTGATCGGAGCAGCTTTTTGTGCTTGGCAACTTGTCGAGAGTTTTGATAAGGAGCGCGAGATTTTACGGAATTTGGGAAAATCTTTACGTCGGATCTTGATGGATAACGGATTTGATATCGGTTCTTCTCAAACTCATATAGTACCGGTGATTCTTCATGAAGAATCGGCTTGTTTAAGAATTAAAGAGCTGTTGGCTGATCGAGGTATTATTGTTTCGTGCATAAGACCGCCTACCGTTCCTCCCGGTACGGCTCGTTTAAGAATCGCTCTTACGGCAAAGCATCGGTTATCAGACTTGGAGCGTCTCGTAACGGCTTTAAAAGAGGTCTTTTAA